In the Topomyia yanbarensis strain Yona2022 chromosome 3, ASM3024719v1, whole genome shotgun sequence genome, one interval contains:
- the LOC131687163 gene encoding uncharacterized protein LOC131687163, whose amino-acid sequence MADERKFSELELTKQNIVDSMALLEYYAKEFDKDSKFAGQVEAWAEKLEKFYDEFHRTVVKLEMFSTDKEPIDLKKERQLFDGRYYALRSFYLAKLAKKIRSPPSANPAPSRPMNIRLPELNLPKFNGKLEDWCVFRDSFESAVGSRSDISAVEKMHYLKGLVQGEAARILDPIKISEQGYKDAWRTLRLRFENNRQLIKCHIRTLFDTPAMRKESAEDLLALIDRFEQQISVLKSLGEPADRWSSILVYQLSIRLDPCTLREWENHCSKLDADNIASVLGGTAGTSEDTSTGASTSMPSYVTMVNFLQNYARVLQAVSSATSNTAPPRSKPNPTSKLAAFPVAATQQTAVSSTPSSSASKPKPCDKCGESHYLYSCPEFRKLNLRQRIDLVRQKNLCINCLRSSSHYARNCSGSRCRTCTKKHHTLLHTEPSDDNPASGQATGSTCCVALQPTLTAASALHAPNSLSPQSVSQAPIQQPSTSTSIANLSHMHAPSMSSQTALVSHTGEVIPGTVFLPTALVNIRNGRGRIVTARCLLDCASQRNFVSGALCERLQLPRIRLPHAIPISGIGNTTTLVEYQATITIFSRVTPFSVQCSMLVLPSITVKLPQSTVEARHWPIPKHVELADPTFAVTGDIDMILGAAHFFQILRYGRISLGEELPLLQNTEFGWVVSGECLLENHDHSDPRKCQFSNPCTIDELVNRFWQLEEVHDAKGWSPSERYCEEHFLKNTTRNSEGRYVVKLPKRDELLWQLKDNKYNATRRFFSLERSLGASPDKKAMYQQFIHEYVRLGHMREIGPDEIDAQPQYYLPHHAVMKLDSTTTKLRTVFDASCRSKSGISLNDVLLPGPTIQDTLVTIVLRFRIHQFVISADIEKMYRQILVHPTDQPLQRILWRDDPEAPLKSYQLRTVTYGTSSAPFLATRVLQKLADDEGQHFPLAEPAVRHDFYVDNLLSGSDEAESLAVTCNQLIAMLACAGLPLRQWSSNCQAIVDTIPLELRETKTLLDLDHESSVTALGLRWEPSTDFLSFKTPKWKECTVLNKRTILSQISSLFDPLGLIGPTIAKAKIMLQSLWKLHLDWDTPVANGFAHEWQEFHQKFSALAHLRVSRHVLRPGYDRLEIHGFSDASESAYGACIYLRSIPAEGPCTVRLVISKSKVAPMGTQTIPRLELCAAQLLSRLLKQVQDSIDITATTYLWTDSSIVLNWISATPSTWKTFVANRVAEIQELTSHAVWNHVPSEDNPADLVSRGMDLDELLASALWWNGPQWLKPIFAPWPAKYVVVATSNSDQPEVRQTIALPVVSVEPSDIVDRYSSLRQLLRIGTLLRRFAANCLHRKNHQPILVGPLTAHDIDRTLLNLVRRIQQQYFANEIRQLETVGKVNRKSKLRYLHPTLVDGIIRVGGRLHNAAIPVDGRHPIVLPKHRLTDMIATREHHKTLHAGPSLLLSSLRQRFWPLGGRNLVRNIVHGCMVCARAKPKPLQQLMGDLPSVRVNQAYPFQNVGVDLAGPMYVRTSLRNKRSPFFKAYITVYVCMAVHLDLVSDLTTSTFIASLRRFVGRRGKPAHIYCDNATNFVGAQRELEELRKLFRTQVHQDAVANECADNGIQFHFIPPRSPTFGGIWEACVKSVKTLLRKILGNAHLTESELQTALIQVESMLNSRPITPLPDNPSDELALTPGHFLIGRPLNAVPDPDCREVPESRLSRWERVQQLTQHFWSRWHKEYLATLQSRYRWTEAMDNLAVGSIVALKDERAPPLKWPLGRVLSVQPGPDGLVRVATVKSTFGIVQRAIPKLCLLPVEVAPPIVAQSPAPTSTPTSTTSNEGPCSGNRAAGRDPGPCSGNRAAGRDPGPCSGYRAAGRAPGPYSGK is encoded by the coding sequence ATGGCCGACGAGAGGAAATTCAGTGAGTTGGAGCTGACGAAGCAGAATATTGTCGATTCAATGGCTTTGTTGGAATATTATGCGAAGGAGTTCGACAAGGACAGTAAGTTTGCGGGCCAAGTAGAAGCGTGGGCGGAAAAGTTGGAGAAATTTTACGACGAGTTTCACCGAACGGTGGTGAAATTGGAGATGTTTTCCACCGATAAGGAGCCAATCGACCTGAAAAAGGAACGGCAGTTGTTCGACGGTCGCTATTATGCTCTTCGGTCCTTCTACTTGGCCAAACTGGCGAAGAAAATACGTTCTCCCCCTTCTGCCAACCCCGCACCATCGAGACCAATGAACATCAGGCTTCCGGAGCTTAACCTACCCAAGTTTAACGGTAAGTTGGAAGACTGGTGTGTTTTTCGCGATTCATTTGAATCCGCAGTAGGTTCCCGGAGCGACATCAGTGCGGTCGAGAAGATGCACTATCTGAAGGGCCTCGTTCAAGGAGAGGCAGCGCGCATTCTCGACCCTATCAAAATAAGCGAGCAGGGCTACAAGGACGCTTGGCGAACGTTGCGGCTGCGTTTTGAGAACAACCGGCAGTTAATCAAGTGTCACATTCGGACGCTTTTCGACACTCCAGCGATGCGCAAGGAATCAGCTGAAGATCTGCTTGCGCTGATCGATCGCTTCGAGCAGCAGATCTCCGTTCTGAAGAGCTTGGGTGAACCAGCAGACCGATGGAGCTCTATCCTGGTTTACCAGCTATCTATACGCCTCGATCCTTGTACGCTCCGGGAATGGGAGAACCACTGTAGCAAACTCGATGCTGACAACATCGCTTCGGTTCTGGGAGGAACCGCCGGTACATCAGAGGACACAAGCACTGGTGCGTCAACTTCAATGCCATCATACGTGACGATGGTAAACTTCCTCCAGAACTACGCTCGAGTTTTGCAAGCAGTTTCTTCAGCTACTTCGAACACCGCTCCTCCTCGCAGCAAGCCAAATCCGACATCCAAGCTAGCAGCCTTTCCAGTCGCAGCTACACAGCAAACTGCAGTATCCAGTACACCCTCTTCCAGCGCCAGCAAGCCGAAGCCGTGCGACAAGTGCGGTGAGAGTCACTACCTGTACAGCTGTCCGGAATTTCGGAAACTCAACCTTCGCCAACGGATCGATCTGGTAAGACAGAAAAACCTTTGCATTAACTGTTTGAGATCGAGTTCCCATTATGCCCGGAACTGTTCTGGGTCAAGATGCCGTACATGTACCAAGAAGCACCACACGCTTCTTCATACTGAGCCCTCTGACGACAATCCCGCTTCTGGTCAAGCCACCGGATCAACTTGCTGTGTTGCCCTCCAGCCGACTCTCACCGCAGCATCTGCGCTGCATGCTCCAAACTCACTGTCACCCCAGTCTGTTTCGCAAGCTCCCATCCAGCAACCGTCTACCTCTACCTCAATCGCAAACTTATCCCACATGCATGCGCCTTCCATGAGTTCTCAGACTGCCCTCGTATCACATACTGGTGAAGTGATTCCTGGAACCGTTTTCCTTCCGACGGCGCTAGTGAATATCCGTAACGGTAGAGGTCGCATCGTCACTGCTCGTTGCTTGCTGGACTGTGCTTCCCAACGCAACTTTGTTTCTGGGGCTCTTTGCGAACGACTGCAGCTTCCTCGCATCCGATTGCCGCATGCTATCCCGATAAGCGGAATCGGAAACACTACAACGCTGGTTGAATACCAGGCCACGATAACCATCTTCTCTCGAGTCACTCCCTTCTCCGTACAATGCTCCATGCTCGTTCTGCCTTCCATTACCGTCAAGCTGCCCCAGTCGACGGTAGAAGCCCGCCACTGGCCGATTCCAAAGCACGTGGAGCTTGCAGATCCAACATTCGCTGTTACTGGCGACATCGACATGATTCTGGGTGCCGCCCATTTCTTCCAAATTCTTCGATACGGCAGGATATCGCTCGGGGAAGAGTTACCGCTTCTGCAGAATACAGAGTTCGGTTGGGTCGTCTCCGGAGAGTGTTTATTGGAAAACCACGATCACAGCGATCCACGCAAGTGCCAGTTCAGTAATCCCTGCACAATCGATGAATTGGTCAACCGATTCTGGCAGCTCGAAGAAGTCCACGATGCAAAGGGATGGTCTCCGTCGGAACGATACTGTGAGGAACATTTCTTGAAGAACACCACCCGCAACTCCGAAGGCCGCTACGTCGTCAAGCTTCCCAAGCGTGACGAGCTGCTTTGGCAGTTAAAGGACAACAAATACAACGCCACCCGCCGCTTCTTCTCTCTAGAACGCTCACTCGGTGCGAGTCCCGATAAGAAGGCGATGTATCAGCAGTTCATCCACGAGTACGTGAGATTGGGACATATGCGGGAGATTGGCCCCGATGAAATCGACGCGCAACCGCAATACTACCTTCCACACCACGCTGTGATGAAACTCGACAGCACCACTACAAAGCTTCGTACCGTATTCGACGCATCATGCCGCTCGAAGTCCGGTATCTCGCTGAACGACGTCCTGCTTCCTGGTCCCACAATCCAGGACACTCTCGTGACGATTGTCCTCCGTTTTCGAATCCACCAGTTCGTGATATCTGCggacattgaaaaaatgtacCGGCAGATTTTGGTCCATCCCACCGACCAACCGCTGCAGCGAATTCTCTGGCGCGACGATCCCGAGGCTCCACTGAAGAGCTACCAGCTCCGCACCGTCACATACGGCACAAGCagtgctccatttttggcaactaggGTGCTGCAGAAGCTCGCCGATGATGAAGGGCAACATTTTCCGCTGGCGGAACCCGCTGTCCGCCACGACTTCTACGTCGACAATTTGCTGTCCGGTTCTGACGAGGCTGAATCTCTCGCCGTTACCTGCAACCAGCTCATTGCAATGCTCGCTTGCGCAGGACTTCCTCTCCGACAATGGTCTTCGAATTGTCAAGCTATTGTTGATACCATTCCGTTGGAGCTCCGAGAGACGAAAACACTACTCGATTTGGACCACGAGTCCTCCGTGACTGCACTTGGCCTCCGCTGGGAACCGTCGACCGATTTTCTTTCGTTCAAGACGCCGAAGTGGAAGGAATGCACGGTTCTGAACAAACGAACGATCCTCTCTCAGATCAGCAGTCTTTTCGACCCCTTAGGTTTGATTGGACCGACCATTGCAAAGGCGAAAATCATGCTGCAGAGTCTTTGGAAGCTCCATCTCGACTGGGACACACCCGTGGCTAACGGATTCGCTCACGAATGGCAGGAATTTCACCAGAAGTTTTCAGCACTTGCCCACCTTCGAGTTTCTCGCCATGTGTTACGTCCGGGTTACGATCGCTTGGAGATTCACGGGTTCAGCGACGCTTCAGAGTCTGCATATGGCGCATGCATCTATCTCCGGTCAATACCTGCCGAGGGCCCTTGTACAGTTCGCCTGGTGATTTCTAAGTCCAAGGTCGCTCCGATGGGGACTCAAACCATTCCACGCCTCGAACTATGCGCAGCTCAACTCCTGTCCAGACTTCTTAAACAAGTTCAGGACAGCATCGACATAACCGCCACCACATATCTATGGACCGATTCTTCCATCGTCTTGAACTGGATATCCGCAACTCCATCGACATGGAAGACGTTCGTAGCCAACCGAGTGGCTGAAATTCAAGAGCTGACGTCTCACGCCGTTTGGAATCACGTCCCATCCGAAGACAATCCCGCCGATCTCGTTTCTCGAGGAATGGACCTCGATGAACTCCTCGCTAGTGCACTGTGGTGGAACGGACCGCAGTGGCTAAAACCAATATTCGCTCCTTGGCCAGCGAAGTACGTCGTCGTAGCGACCTCAAACTCAGACCAACCGGAGGTCCGACAGACTATTGCCCTTCCGGTCGTGAGCGTAGAACCGTCAGATATCGTCGATCGCTATTCCAGTCTTCGTCAGCTACTTCGGATCGGCACACTTCTTCGGCGTTTCGCCGCTAACTGCCTTCACCGGAAGAATCACCAACCAATTCTTGTCGGCCCGTTGACGGCTCATGACATTGATCGCACTCTGCTCAATCTGGTCCGTCGCATACAACAGCAGTACTTTGCCAACGAGATACGCCAACTTGAAACCGTCGGAAAAGTAAACCGTAAATCCAAGCTACGGTATCTGCACCCGACACTCGTAGACGGCATTATTCGTGTCGGCGGCCGGCTTCACAATGCTGCGATACCTGTCGACGGAAGACACCCGATCGTCCTCCCCAAACATCGTCTCACCGACATGATCGCCACGAGAGAACACCATAAGACGCTCCATGCCGGTCCCAGCTTACTACTATCCTCGTTGCGCCAAAGATTTTGGCCCCTCGGCGGACGGAACTTGGTTCGCAACATTGTTCACGGCTGCATGGTATGCGCACGTGCCAAACCCAAGCCGTTGCAGCAGCTGATGGGGGATCTGCCATCTGTTCGGGTCAACCAGGCGTACCCGTTTCAGAATGTTGGCGTTGACTTGGCTGGGCCAATGTACGTGAGAACGTCACTCCGAAATAAGAGATCGCCATTCTTCAAAGCCTACATCACCGTATACGTATGTATGGCCGTGCACTTGGACCTTGTGTCGGATCTGACCACTAGCACATTCATTGCGAGCCTGCGAAGATTTGTCGGCCGTAGAGGAAAGCCTGCGCATATCTACTGCGATAACGCCACGAACTTTGTTGGAGCACAGCGAGAACTGGAAGAACTGCGGAAGCTTTTCCGAACTCAAGTTCACCAAGATGCCGTAGCAAACGAATGCGCAGACAACGGAATACAGTTCCACTTCATCCCACCTCGCTCTCCCACATTCGGTGGAATCTGGGAAGCCTGCGTGAAATCCGTGAAGACCCTGCTTCGCAAAATCCTCGGAAATGCCCACCTAACCGAATCCGAGCTGCAAACCGCATTGATTCAGGTCGAGTCAATGCTAAACTCTCGCCCAATCACGCCGTTGCCGGACAATCCATCCGATGAGCTGGCTCTGACTCCAGGACATTTCCTGATTGGTCGTCCGTTGAATGCGGTACCTGATCCAGATTGCCGTGAAGTTCCTGAATCCAGGTTGTCTCGATGGGAACGAGTACAACAGCTAACTCAGCACTTCTGGAGTCGTTGGCACAAGGAGTATCTAGCCACCCTGCAAagtcgctaccgctggacagaagCCATGGACAATCTAGCCGTTGGTTCCATCGTCGCTCTCAAAGATGAGAGAGCACCGCCGTTGAAATGGCCCCTGGGACGCGTGCTCAGCGTTCAACCCGGCCCTGACGGCCTTGTTCGTGTCGCCACCGTGAAGTCGACCTTCGGCATCGTTCAACGCGCCATCCCGAAGCTCTGCTTACTTCCAGTTGAAGTAGCGCCACCCATCGTAGCACAGAGTCCCGCACCAACTAGCACCCCTACGTCAACAACGTCAAATGAAGGCCCTTGCTCAGGGAACCGAGCCGCCGGACGAGATCCCGGCCCTTGCTCAGGGAACAGAGCCGCCGGACGAGATCCCGGCCCTTGCTCAGGGTACAGAGCCGCCGGACGAGCTCCCGGCCCCTACTCGGGGAAATGA
- the LOC131687162 gene encoding uncharacterized protein LOC131687162 — protein MVCARAKPKPLQQLMGDLPSVRVNQAYPFQNVGVDLAGPMYVRTSLRNKRSPFFKAYITVYVCMAVHLDLVSDLTTSTFIASLRRFVGRRGKPAHIYCDNATNFVGAQRELEELRKLFRTQVHQDAVANECADNGIQFHFIPPRSPTFGGIWEACVKSVKTLLRKILGNAHLTESELQTALIQVESMLNSRPITPLPDNPSDELALTPGHFLIGRPLNAVPDPDCREVPESRLSRWERVQQLTQHFWSRWHKEYLATLQSRYRWTEAMDNLAVGSIVALKDERAPPLKWPLGRVLSVQPGPDGLVRVATVKSTFGIVQRAIPKLCLLPVEVAPPIVAQSPAPTSTPTSTTSNEGPCSGNRAAGRDPGPCSGNRAAGRDPGPCSGYRAAGRAPGPYSGK, from the coding sequence ATGGTATGCGCACGTGCCAAACCCAAGCCGTTGCAGCAGCTGATGGGGGATCTGCCATCTGTTCGGGTCAACCAGGCGTACCCGTTTCAGAATGTTGGCGTTGACTTGGCTGGGCCAATGTACGTGAGAACGTCACTCCGAAATAAGAGATCGCCATTCTTCAAAGCCTACATCACCGTATACGTATGTATGGCCGTGCACTTGGACCTTGTGTCGGATCTGACCACTAGCACATTCATTGCGAGCCTGCGAAGATTTGTCGGCCGTAGAGGAAAGCCTGCGCATATCTACTGCGATAACGCCACGAACTTTGTTGGAGCACAGCGAGAACTGGAAGAACTGCGGAAGCTTTTCCGAACTCAAGTTCACCAAGATGCCGTAGCAAACGAATGCGCAGACAACGGAATACAGTTCCACTTCATCCCACCTCGCTCTCCCACATTCGGTGGAATCTGGGAAGCCTGCGTGAAATCCGTGAAGACCCTGCTTCGCAAAATCCTCGGAAATGCCCACCTAACCGAATCCGAGCTGCAAACCGCATTGATTCAGGTCGAGTCAATGCTAAACTCTCGCCCAATCACGCCGTTGCCGGACAATCCATCCGATGAGCTGGCTCTGACTCCAGGACATTTCCTGATTGGTCGTCCGTTGAATGCGGTACCTGATCCAGATTGCCGTGAAGTTCCTGAATCCAGGTTGTCTCGATGGGAACGAGTACAACAGCTAACTCAGCACTTCTGGAGTCGTTGGCACAAGGAGTATCTAGCCACCCTGCAAagtcgctaccgctggacagaagCCATGGACAATCTAGCCGTTGGTTCCATCGTCGCTCTCAAAGATGAGAGAGCACCGCCGTTGAAATGGCCCCTGGGACGCGTGCTCAGCGTTCAACCCGGCCCTGACGGCCTTGTTCGTGTCGCCACCGTGAAGTCGACCTTCGGCATCGTTCAACGCGCCATCCCGAAGCTCTGCTTACTTCCAGTTGAAGTAGCGCCACCCATCGTAGCACAGAGTCCCGCACCAACTAGCACCCCTACGTCAACAACGTCAAATGAAGGCCCTTGCTCAGGGAACCGAGCCGCCGGACGAGATCCCGGCCCTTGCTCAGGGAACAGAGCCGCCGGACGAGATCCCGGCCCTTGCTCAGGGTACAGAGCCGCCGGACGAGCTCCCGGCCCCTACTCGGGGAAATGA
- the LOC131687164 gene encoding uncharacterized protein LOC131687164, producing the protein MYALLNEPAYQTVSKDPTPSVQRQNNSLITRLLNLKLIDTKTSMRLKSNTAVCPRIYGQPKAHKPNLPLRPVVPNITAPTYQLAKFIGSILKSSFHSEYNTPDSFQFTEYIQQVTLPPDYVLVSFDVVSLYTNIPTELVTHDIIMDWRNIKVHTNINLDLFLELVEFCIKSSYFRFREKHYKQTFGTAMGSPLSPILADIIMENLLQTSIKRLPFTIPVIRKYVDDLFLALPKDKVQQTLDTFNAYNQHLQFTKEEEIDNKLPFLDTVVTRHSDQTLSTRWYAKPIASGRLLNYHSFHPLSMKMNVAQQFIKRVTGLTTDNCPNLQQNIIFQHLRRNNYPSSLINRLISRNAKIFCPSNNSQQPDKNKNASNTRDPPNDCSPSTDQVYRSLPYVPSLSTSIVSILKSDYPNVKIASKPISTTSKLMLNVKDPVDPLLQSNVIYSLPCGNCPMYYIGMTRNQLKTRLYGHKTNINQYVRLKTDGAITTDEQLISLGEKTALIEHMIKNDHNFDLTKAKIIDKTYRSTALPILEMCHISNTANTVNHRTDVDGLNTTYAGILHTLKTTSTRRNRNTETSDDSCFGSQLLSIPPYAISGSPSSNQT; encoded by the coding sequence ATGTATGCGTTATTGAATGAACCAGCATACCAAACGGTATCCAAAGACCCCACACCTTCCGTCCAAAGACAGAACAACTCGCTCATTACCAGATTGCTCAATCTCAAGCTCATCGACACTAAAACATCTATGCGCCTAAAATCAAATACAGCTGTATGCCCACGCATATACGGACAACCCAAAGCGCACAAACCCAACTTGCCACTGCGCCCGGTGGTCCCCAATATCACAGCACCGACATATCAACTTGCCAAGTTCATAGGCAGTATACTAAAATCATCATTCCACAGTGAGTACAACACACCCGACAGTTTCCAGTTCACCGAGTATATACAACAGGTCACCCTTCCACCTGACTATGTCCTAGTGTCGTTTGATGTGGTCTCTCTGTACACAAATATACCAACAGAGCTGGTCACCCATGATATCATCATGGACTGGCGTAACATTAAAGTTCACACCAACATTAATTTGGATTTGTTTCTCGAGCTAGTCGAGTTTTGTATTAAAAGCAGTTACTTCAGATTCCGGGAAAAACACTACAAGCAAACGTTCGGCACAGCCATGGGCAGCCCCCTATCGCCCATTCTAGCTGATATTATTATGGAAAACTTACTACAAACTTCAATCAAACGACTTCCATTCACCATTCCGGTAATCCGCAAATATGTTGACGATCTATTCTTGGCGCTCCCCAAAGACAAAGTACAACAAACTCTGGATACTTTTAACGCATACAATCAACATCTACAGTTTACAAAAGAAGAGGAGATCGACAACAAACTTCCGTTCTTAGACACAGTAGTAACTCGACATTCAGACCAAACACTATCTACACGCTGGTACGCAAAACCGATAGCATCAGGCCGTCTTCTGAACTACCATTCTTTCCACCCGCTATCGATGAAAATGAACGTCGCTCAACAATTCATTAAAAGAGTGACTGGTCTCACCACGGATAACTGCCCTAACTTGcagcaaaatataatttttcaacatCTCCGTAGGAACAATTACCCATCATCACTCATCAACAGACTTATATCCCGCAATGCAAAAATATTCTGCCCCTCCAATAACTCTCAACAAccggataaaaataaaaatgcatctAACACAAGAGATCCTCCCAACGATTGCAGTCCGTCCACCGACCAGGTTTACAGATCACTGCCATACGTACCATCACTCAGCACATCTATAGTAAGCATTCTAAAATCCGATTACCCAAATGTTAAAATAGCATCAAAACCAATCAGCACCACATCCAAACTAATGCTGAACGTCAAAGACCCCGTAGATCCTCTGTTGCAATCTAATGTCATCTACAGTCTGCCTTGTGGGAACTGCCCAATGTACTACATAGGAATGACACGGAATCAGCTCAAAACAAGACTGTACGGCCACAAAACCAACATAAACCAGTATGTACGATTAAAAACCGACGGCGCAATCACCACCGACGAACAGCTGATCAGTCTCGGTGAGAAAACCGCTCTCATCGAACACATGATCAAAAACGACCACAATTTTGATCTCACCAAAGCTAAGATCATTGATAAAACCTATCGATCGACGGCTCTACCAATACTTGAAATGTGCCACATCTCAAACACCGCCAACACCGTCAACCATCGCACCGATGTAGATGGTCTCAACACTACCTACGCCGGCATCCTACACACACTGAAAACGACCAGCACTCGAAGGAATAGAAACACAGAAACCAGTGATGACAGTTGTTTTGGCTCACAATTGCTATCAATCCCTCCATACGCAATCAGTGGGTCACCATCTTCAAACCAGACGTAG